From Erigeron canadensis isolate Cc75 chromosome 5, C_canadensis_v1, whole genome shotgun sequence:
AAAtgtaatttgtagaaaaaagaTGTAAAATGAGTAAAAGTGGAAGTACCATACATGTAAATTTATATATCCTGCACCAGTATATCCTGGAAGTTTGATACAGGCTGGGCGTAGGGTGGGGCTATTATGTTGATATCGAGCCGGCTAACCAGGTGTCTGGCTGTTCCACCCACCACTACCCTTCAGGACATCGCTTCAACCCACACCAAAGGTTTGGTTTTCTGGCTCACTCTTTTTCCTTAAATCCTTTCAACATTCTGCTTCTACTTGTTTTTTATGCTTAGTAACTAAATTGTTTATTCTAGTAGTGGTTGTTGTTATTGTAGAATACCCATGTGTacattttttattgataattagGTCACTAAGATATGATTTTTGTGTCTATTTCAAGTTCGttacaaactttaaaaaatcaactATTTTTGTGAGTAACATTAGCATCTAATTAtcaaaattatatgttttttattcttttctttctgGAACATTGTTGTTGTAAATTAACATCTTGACCTTAAACCATTTTCTGTTACCCGATTGGAGGAAAAGTAGTTCGATGGTCTAGAAAGAAGTAACGAACGAAGCTTGAGCACTTGGCCTAGTGTGTTTCGTGTGTTTGTATAATGGTGGCATTGTTGAAGATATAAAAGTCTTGATTATGTAGGAAGAATCACATTAGTAATACTTCCATTGGATGCTTTCATCGGCTGATTTCATACAACAAAAAGCAAAATGAGTTTTCTAGCTATCCTATTCCATGAATTGCTTAAAAGGGGTGACAGGTAACGGCCTTTCAAAAGATTAGGAGGCAAAGTTATGCTTTTGAAAGACAAATGTGCTAATTAACCCCAAATctaaaccaaattttttttataaataccTGGGAGGTgtgaaattcaaagttttgttgGTATCCATGTACTTTTATAAATCTTGGCTATATTgttggatgtgtgtgtgtatatatagctACTAGCTCAATAGCTGTTTATGTCATCAACTTGTGCCTATAGAGTGTCAGGAAGCACAATATGCCTTATAAGATATAGACTATTTTGGGCATTAAAGAACATTCATTCTTTCCAACATACAGGATTTCATGTATAGCCTTTGTATGATTTAGATATGTGTAATACCAACAAATAGTAAGATACGAAGATGTATGCCATGTTTGATTGAGTTGGGTCGATCTTGCAGGTGTTGCAAAGGTTATTCTAAAAAAGGGAAAAACACAGCTGTTTCGTGATGGAAGCCCTATGGTTTACAGCGGTGCAGTTGATAGAATCATTGGTAGACCACCGCCAAAAACAGGTGACTCTGTGCTGGTGGCTGACGGGACAGAAAAACCAATAGGCTGGGGTTTGTACAATTCTTCCTCTATGTTCTGTGTTAGGCTGATGCAGCTTGAAGAGGAGGTATCAGggtatacttttattttatgagcGTTATTGTTGCTTAAAGTTCAAAGTTAGCAATTTTTATAGTTATCAAATGTCGGCAGAGATCCTTCTTGTGCCCTGAATGTGGAGAAGCTGCTTGAAACAAGAATAGAGGCTGCCATCAGATTACGTAAGAATTTGGGGCTTCCTTCTGCAGTTACAAATGCATATCGACTAGTAAATAGTGAAGGAGATAGGTATGATGGATCATTGCGGTTaactagtattttatttatgtttttaaacttttgtggATAATGTTTATGCAAACATGTCAACCACTTCAACAATTACACATTTTACAGGTTGTCGGGTCTTATAATTGATGTCTTTGGTGACTTAGCTGTGATTGCCTCGTCAGCTGCATGGGTTGAGAAGTACAAGGAGCACATTAAGAAATGCATTAGTGAAATTGCTGTGATCAAGAGTATAGTCTGGAGGCCATCAACCGAGATATTGAAAGAAGAAGGGTTAGATTTGGATGATCTTGTTCAAGAAGAGTTATCGGGATCTACTGAAAGGGTGAAGGTAAAGAATATGAGACTctttaaagctttatttttcAGTCAATACCTGAATTTTGAATCATGGCACAGTTTGACTAGCTGATTATAAGCACACTGCTACTGAGTCTATTCAGATTTCCTGAAATATTTTAGTTTAAGCATGAAGCAGTTATTAGATACATAGATTACCCAATggttaatagttttttttttatctgagCCCATCAAGTTCTGCTTATTTTTCGATAAAGTGTTGATTGCATATTTTGTCTTCCTAAATATTACAAATTAGCTAATTATGCATAAAGAGAAGAGTTAATGTAATTTAAGAGCAATTTCCTTGGTTAATATTAGGTTGTGGAGAATGGGATATCCTATATGATATCGTTGGATGGACAAAAGACAGGATTTTATGCTGATCAGCGTGAAAACCGTCAATTCATATCTACTATCTCAGATGGTCAAAAAGTACTTGACATGTGCTGCTATACTGGTGGCTTTGCATTAAATGCAGCTTGCGGTCATGCTTTGGATGTCACTGGTAATTACTGCAATACTACTTCTGTATTTTTCATGATGATATCATTTGCAAAGTTGGGTAGTGATAATTGTACCACAAAATTTCATATATCTACCACACTGTACATATATCACAGCATACTGTACAAGTATGAAATGCATAACAGTGGTAGATTTATCAACttttgtggtacgaatatcattttCCTATGTAAAAAGTAAAGTATTATCCTATTGATGTgtgttttattctttttgaagtttGACCATGGTGCAGTTATATGTTCTCATCCAATGTTGTTTGATGCACAGGCGTTGATTCATCAGCTCCTGCTTTGGAACTAGCTAAACATAATGTTGTTCTTAACAATCTAGATCAAGCGAGGATATCATTCTTGAAACAAGATGCAACTGCTTTTATGAAGAATGCTGCTTCTAGAAATGAAGTATGGGACTTGGTAATATTAGATCCCCCTAAGTTAGCACCTCGAAAGAAGGTATTGTAATGCTCACTCTCTGAACCTACAATTATAGGACTAGAGACAATTTCTTGTTTAATCCAAGGCTAGTCTCGTGTAGTTCTATGAGTGCTTGGACATGATATGCTTAAGAGTTTTGACATATTTACTGCTACATGATCATGTTATTCTCCATTTTGCTAAGTTAGTGCTTGATCCAGGTTCTACATAGTGCGAGTGGAATGTATAGAAACTTAAACTCACTGGCTATGCGGTTAACAAAGCCGGGTGGGTTTCTGATGACTTGCTCGTGTTCAGGAGCTATGACCCAAAGTGGGCAGTTCTTACCTGTTCTTCAGGCAAGTCTCTTAGgcatatgttttataaggaaaTATCTTCAGATATTATGCAAGTGCTGGATGCTTCTATAAAGCAGTGTCTTGTCTGATGGCTTGTTTATGTTTGTTGTAGGGTGCTGCTTCGATGGCTGGTAGGAAGATAACTGTAGTACGTCAAGGTGGTGCAGCTTGTGACCATCCTATTGACCCATCTTA
This genomic window contains:
- the LOC122600237 gene encoding ribosomal RNA large subunit methyltransferase I, with protein sequence MLISSRLTRCLAVPPTTTLQDIASTHTKGVAKVILKKGKTQLFRDGSPMVYSGAVDRIIGRPPPKTGDSVLVADGTEKPIGWGLYNSSSMFCVRLMQLEEEVSGDPSCALNVEKLLETRIEAAIRLRKNLGLPSAVTNAYRLVNSEGDRLSGLIIDVFGDLAVIASSAAWVEKYKEHIKKCISEIAVIKSIVWRPSTEILKEEGLDLDDLVQEELSGSTERVKVVENGISYMISLDGQKTGFYADQRENRQFISTISDGQKVLDMCCYTGGFALNAACGHALDVTGVDSSAPALELAKHNVVLNNLDQARISFLKQDATAFMKNAASRNEVWDLVILDPPKLAPRKKVLHSASGMYRNLNSLAMRLTKPGGFLMTCSCSGAMTQSGQFLPVLQGAASMAGRKITVVRQGGAACDHPIDPSYPEGAYLSNILLRVG